Proteins encoded within one genomic window of Platichthys flesus chromosome 17, fPlaFle2.1, whole genome shotgun sequence:
- the ptp4a2b gene encoding protein tyrosine phosphatase type IVA 2 translates to MGRLANMNRPAAVEIAYECMRFLITHNPTNATLNKFTEDLKKFEVNTLVRVCDSTYDKAPVEKEGIQVLDWPFDDGAPPPTQIVDDWLKLLNTKFREEPGCCIAVHCVAGLGRAPVLVALALIETGMKYEDAVQFIRQKRRGAFNSKQLLYLEKYRPKMRLRFKDTNGHNCCVQ, encoded by the exons ATGGG CCGTCTCGCCAACATGAACCGCCCCGCTGCAGTCGAGATTGCCTACGAGTGCATGAGGTTCCTCATCACCCACAACCCCACCAATGCCACGCTCAACAAGTTCACCGAG GACCTGAAAAAGTTTGAGGTGAACACATTGGTGAGAGTTTGTGATTCCACCTACGACAAGGCTCCGGTGGAGAAGGAGGGGATCCAGGTCCTG GACTGGCCCTTCGATGATGGCGCCCCTCCTCCCACTCAGATTGTGGACGACTGGCTCAAGCTGCTCAACACCAAGTTTCGAGAGGAGCCTGGCTGCTGCATCGCTGTGCACTGCGTGGCAGGGCTCGGCCG AGCTCCAGTCTTGGTGGCCTTAGCCCTCATTGAAACTGGGATGAAGTATGAAGACGCTGTGCAGTTCATAAGGCA GAAGAGACGTGGAGCCTTCAACTCCAAACAGCTCCTCTACCTCGAGAAATACAGACCCAAAATGCGTCTGCGATTCAAGGATACCAACGGCCACAACTGCTGTGTGCAGTAG